From Deinococcus humi, the proteins below share one genomic window:
- a CDS encoding toll/interleukin-1 receptor domain-containing protein, which yields MTRKKLDAHRAALQPLLRKRKPEQFDASAAALKLKSEIQRWNREALRLLKGTPGGQTSAKAFEALGRMSYGTLTDVRTQLRARQEVIDGFLAAKPAAAKRISARLPAVKAKSRESNKAYPFDVCLSFAGEDRKFVHQVYEALTAAGVKTFYDRDADIESELWGSNLYEYLDDIYRNQARFCIMFLSRNYVKKAWTRLERESAQARAFLDHQAYILPVRLDDTEVPGVRSTTGFLTRSNGVQRIVNATLQKLKRPTPVRVKTESARKPGTSGASRGLAGHVVLLGDRLYQARRVTRAQDESLELELNVRGPEDRAALRTLAPPHFGYRKVRFVDRLDALDVQVSLLSETTTGRVSTMTLRLVPVQAHGTDMRINFMGQAPEIVAERQLRQLLLGEAPEPVSFAAYFPELPNEVRGGVLPYALRQAGELGQALQLAALLATYYIRSLNLVDHIRQMNFSRTTAARVTVVFKGSLKVPGGQPPVAEVNLRGTVSLSYSRGK from the coding sequence ATGACGCGCAAAAAGCTGGATGCCCACCGCGCCGCGCTGCAACCCCTCCTCCGCAAGAGGAAGCCCGAGCAGTTTGACGCCTCTGCCGCAGCCCTCAAGCTGAAGTCAGAGATCCAGCGGTGGAACCGGGAAGCCTTACGGTTGCTGAAAGGTACCCCTGGGGGACAGACCAGCGCGAAGGCGTTTGAGGCGCTGGGCCGAATGAGCTACGGCACACTCACCGACGTCAGGACGCAGTTGCGTGCCCGGCAGGAAGTGATTGACGGGTTCCTAGCGGCGAAACCGGCTGCAGCGAAACGGATCAGTGCCAGGCTCCCTGCGGTCAAAGCGAAGTCTCGCGAGAGCAACAAGGCATATCCCTTCGACGTCTGTCTCTCGTTTGCGGGCGAGGATCGCAAGTTCGTCCACCAGGTCTATGAGGCGCTCACGGCAGCAGGGGTCAAGACCTTTTACGACCGTGATGCGGATATTGAGAGCGAGTTGTGGGGCAGCAATCTCTACGAGTATCTGGACGACATCTACCGCAACCAGGCCCGGTTCTGCATCATGTTTCTCTCCAGGAACTATGTCAAGAAGGCCTGGACCAGGCTCGAACGGGAGAGCGCCCAAGCGCGGGCGTTTCTGGATCACCAGGCGTACATCCTGCCCGTGAGACTGGACGATACGGAGGTGCCGGGTGTCCGATCGACCACGGGTTTTTTGACGCGTTCGAACGGAGTCCAGCGCATCGTCAACGCGACCCTGCAAAAGCTGAAACGTCCCACTCCGGTCCGCGTCAAGACGGAGAGCGCCCGCAAGCCGGGGACGTCAGGGGCGTCGCGTGGACTTGCGGGACACGTGGTGCTCCTGGGCGACCGCCTATATCAGGCAAGGCGGGTGACCCGCGCGCAGGATGAGAGTCTAGAACTCGAACTGAACGTTCGCGGGCCGGAAGACCGCGCCGCCCTCCGGACCCTTGCCCCTCCCCACTTCGGGTATCGAAAGGTTCGCTTCGTTGACCGCCTGGATGCCCTGGATGTGCAGGTATCCCTGCTCAGCGAGACCACGACGGGACGAGTATCGACAATGACCCTGAGACTCGTCCCGGTGCAGGCCCATGGCACCGATATGAGGATCAACTTCATGGGGCAAGCGCCTGAGATCGTTGCAGAGCGTCAGCTTCGCCAACTTCTGCTTGGAGAAGCGCCTGAACCTGTTTCATTCGCGGCCTACTTTCCTGAGCTGCCAAATGAAGTGCGGGGCGGTGTCCTGCCGTACGCCCTCCGGCAGGCAGGTGAACTTGGTCAGGCACTCCAGTTGGCCGCTCTGCTTGCAACGTATTACATTCGCTCCCTCAACCTTGTCGATCACATCCGCCAGATGAACTTCAGTCGA